The following proteins are encoded in a genomic region of Marinitoga litoralis:
- the glmM gene encoding phosphoglucosamine mutase — protein sequence MKRLFGTDGIRGLVNEELTGELAYKTGNALGRMYSGKYKKLLIARDTRNSGEMIEAALAAGALSSGLSVEFCGVITTPALAYLTKSEKTLGVMISASHNPANYNGIKVLAEGFKISDDDEIDIEKLILEKKPEYVPYGEIGKMQSSHLKEKYIGYIVSSYEFEKVPYKIAVDVGNGATGALIDKIFGAYDIDYDVYFNEPDGLNINEKCGSTHPEVLANIIKNDGYDLGILFDGDGDRCLFIDKKGNLIDGDKLMAINALKMKEKNRLNNNQVVATIMSNLGLEKYLENHDIKLFRTAVGDKYVLEKMIESKTNLGGEQSGHIIFLDKGTTGDGIVTALETLETLVHFGKDIDSLISEIPEYPQLLKNISVKDKIMVMENEKLKKAVQEYSKLPNFRLVVRASGTEHKVRVMAEGEDADLVNKVVNELYELIEEIDKY from the coding sequence ATGAAAAGATTATTCGGGACAGATGGGATAAGAGGTTTAGTTAATGAAGAGTTAACTGGGGAATTAGCCTATAAAACAGGAAATGCATTAGGAAGAATGTATTCAGGTAAATATAAAAAATTATTAATAGCTAGAGATACGAGAAATTCTGGTGAAATGATTGAAGCAGCTTTGGCTGCTGGAGCTTTATCATCAGGTCTTAGTGTAGAATTTTGTGGAGTAATAACTACTCCAGCATTAGCTTATTTAACAAAAAGCGAAAAGACTTTAGGGGTAATGATTTCAGCATCGCATAACCCAGCAAATTATAATGGAATTAAGGTTTTAGCAGAAGGATTTAAAATATCAGATGATGATGAAATAGATATAGAAAAACTTATTTTAGAGAAAAAACCAGAGTATGTTCCATATGGCGAAATTGGAAAAATGCAATCATCTCATTTAAAAGAGAAGTATATAGGATATATAGTATCATCATATGAATTTGAGAAAGTTCCATATAAGATAGCGGTTGATGTGGGAAATGGAGCAACGGGTGCATTAATAGATAAAATTTTTGGTGCATATGATATAGATTATGATGTATATTTTAACGAACCTGATGGATTGAACATAAACGAAAAGTGCGGTTCTACGCATCCAGAAGTATTAGCAAATATAATTAAAAATGATGGATATGATTTAGGTATTCTTTTTGATGGTGACGGAGATAGATGTTTATTTATTGATAAAAAGGGGAATTTAATAGATGGAGATAAATTAATGGCAATAAATGCATTGAAAATGAAAGAAAAAAATAGATTAAATAATAATCAAGTAGTGGCAACTATAATGAGCAATTTAGGATTAGAAAAATATTTGGAAAATCACGACATTAAATTATTTAGAACGGCTGTTGGAGATAAATATGTATTGGAAAAAATGATTGAATCTAAGACTAATTTAGGCGGAGAACAATCTGGACATATAATCTTTTTAGATAAAGGAACTACTGGTGATGGTATAGTTACAGCATTAGAGACATTAGAAACTTTAGTGCATTTTGGAAAAGATATTGATTCATTGATTAGTGAAATTCCAGAATATCCTCAATTGTTAAAAAATATTTCAGTAAAAGATAAAATAATGGTTATGGAAAATGAAAAATTAAAAAAAGCTGTACAAGAATATTCAAAGCTTCCTAATTTTAGATTAGTAGTAAGAGCATCCGGAACTGAACATAAAGTAAGAGTTATGGCTGAAGGTGAAGATGCAGACTTAGTAAATAAAGTGGTAAATGAATTATACGAGTTGATAGAAGAAATAGATAAATATTAA
- a CDS encoding NUDIX hydrolase, with protein sequence MSIDSMNIENIKKIFKNKNAHFVDDFKEFSVLVPLVTINDEIHILFEIRSQNLSQPGEVSFPGGAIEDGENYYLAGLRELNEELGIEYSKVEKIAKLDYFATPFNFVIYPYLVYIHNFDFDILKINKDEVESVFTVPLSYFFNTKPLKYKINVKMEPPKDYPYHLIPNGKNYNWRKGYYKTYFYLYEDKVIWGLTARIIEDFIYDLKKMLP encoded by the coding sequence ATGAGTATTGATAGTATGAATATTGAAAATATAAAAAAAATATTTAAAAACAAAAATGCTCATTTTGTTGATGATTTCAAAGAATTTTCTGTTTTAGTGCCATTAGTTACAATTAATGATGAAATTCATATATTGTTTGAAATAAGATCTCAAAATTTAAGCCAACCTGGTGAAGTGAGCTTCCCAGGTGGAGCAATAGAAGATGGTGAAAATTATTATCTAGCAGGATTGAGAGAATTAAATGAAGAACTTGGTATTGAATATTCTAAAGTTGAAAAAATTGCTAAATTAGATTATTTTGCAACACCATTTAATTTTGTTATTTATCCATATTTAGTATATATACATAATTTTGATTTTGATATTTTGAAAATAAACAAAGATGAAGTAGAAAGTGTTTTTACTGTTCCATTATCTTATTTTTTTAATACAAAACCTTTAAAATATAAGATTAATGTAAAAATGGAGCCACCTAAAGATTATCCATATCATCTTATTCCTAATGGAAAAAATTATAATTGGAGGAAAGGATATTATAAGACTTATTTTTATTTGTATGAAGATAAGGTAATTTGGGGATTAACTGCAAGAATAATTGAAGATTTTATATATGACTTAAAAAAAATGCTCCCATAA
- a CDS encoding ABC transporter ATP-binding protein codes for MIKTINLKKIYKNDDIEVHALKGINLEIFEGEMVSILGPSGSGKSTLLNCLSGIDKPTEGQVIIDGVDITTLKDDELTKFRAEKMGFVFQFFNLIPVLNAVENVELPLLVLGYNEKEARELAQEILIEVGLKDRMKNFPNMLSGGEAQRVAIARALVTKPKIVWADEPTGALDTKTGMTIMNLIKELNEKNNQTFVIVTHDPRITEYTQRILRMDSGILVEHEDLG; via the coding sequence ATGATAAAAACAATTAATTTGAAAAAAATATATAAAAATGATGATATTGAGGTTCATGCTTTAAAAGGAATTAATTTAGAAATATTTGAAGGAGAAATGGTTTCTATATTGGGTCCATCTGGTTCTGGGAAATCAACATTATTAAATTGTCTATCAGGTATAGATAAGCCTACTGAAGGACAAGTTATTATAGATGGTGTTGATATTACAACTTTAAAAGATGATGAATTAACAAAATTTAGAGCAGAAAAAATGGGTTTTGTTTTTCAATTTTTTAATTTAATTCCTGTATTAAATGCAGTAGAAAATGTTGAATTACCATTACTAGTTTTAGGTTATAATGAAAAAGAAGCAAGAGAATTAGCCCAAGAAATATTAATTGAAGTTGGATTAAAAGATAGAATGAAAAATTTTCCAAATATGTTAAGTGGTGGGGAAGCTCAAAGAGTAGCAATTGCAAGAGCTTTAGTAACTAAACCTAAAATTGTTTGGGCGGATGAACCAACAGGGGCTTTAGACACAAAGACAGGTATGACAATAATGAATTTAATAAAGGAATTAAATGAGAAAAACAATCAAACCTTCGTAATAGTAACACACGATCCAAGAATAACAGAATACACACAAAGGATATTAAGAATGGATAGCGGTATATTAGTTGAACATGAAGATTTGGGGTGA
- a CDS encoding ATP-binding protein, translating to MRKLYLIIFILIYITSFSFIKLNENWEYKWENEDNWHKYESPGVPLENKGKMLYLRYKLPNIELDNPAVYLTGIFDNSIMYVGDKEIYNTFGKSFFSPKSIFKIPNNFQNKYLIINVSSGRKDVGFFGEFLLGNETELFIHQIFVELDKILLVIFGFFVLIISLIIYIYFLLSQRDSSVRNSILFLGIFSLGITIFISGQTQTFKYIYDNRIFWAYMMDFGKYISPIGLMGFFLTIFDYSTKKIIKSLVAFHIIYFIIITLLQVINGFEKNYFVIYVLYLYLAMLLDIIIMIYNLYIGIKQKDHKAYIFSASIIIVSIFTIYEIMGDFRIIKWERPYIQWSIFILINSMIFLVLRSIKELNLELSVKNRILEEWNKDLEKVIYKKTKDIKLLLDNSGEGFFSFDKNYIIGKEYSKECINIFGENIEGKNIFDILFLNEKDFLKRVLDDLFNETDSLKKEVYLTFLPSEININHHYYKINFRYIDDEDIVMVILKDITNEKELEAQVLEEKEYLMKILSVIRYYDSFVYYIKEFKNLINKMKLDYRKYLPEIHNFKGIFSQFYLKSLVQELHNIENNIIENKDIDTNNLLIIFEKELRNIEKDLDQKIDDDIIKISKNKIKEIEDKLISLLGNNELISELRKLSFKNLKDLIIPYFPYIEELAKKQGKIINKPKIIEKNSIFVDPQKYFNFIKSLIHIYRNSIDHGIEEPEIRIDLNKSDKGNIITTIYKENNVIHIIIEDDGIGIDLNKLKSIANKKGIMYDEENLINIIFNENFSTKDTLDYISGRGIGLYSVKNEIDKLNGTIEVYSEYGKGTKFHIIIPEVI from the coding sequence ATGAGAAAATTATATTTGATAATTTTTATTCTTATTTATATAACAAGTTTTTCATTTATTAAATTAAATGAAAATTGGGAATATAAATGGGAAAATGAGGATAATTGGCATAAATATGAATCTCCAGGAGTTCCTTTAGAAAATAAAGGAAAAATGTTATATTTACGTTATAAACTTCCAAATATAGAATTAGATAATCCTGCTGTATATTTAACTGGAATATTCGATAATTCTATCATGTATGTTGGAGATAAAGAAATATATAATACTTTTGGAAAAAGTTTTTTTAGTCCAAAAAGTATTTTTAAAATACCAAATAATTTTCAAAATAAATATTTAATTATTAATGTTTCTTCTGGTAGAAAAGATGTGGGTTTTTTTGGGGAATTTTTATTAGGTAATGAAACCGAATTATTTATTCATCAAATTTTTGTAGAATTAGATAAAATACTATTAGTTATTTTTGGTTTTTTTGTTTTAATTATTTCCTTAATTATATACATTTATTTCCTTTTATCTCAAAGAGATTCTTCCGTAAGAAATTCTATATTATTCCTAGGAATTTTCTCTTTAGGAATAACAATATTTATATCAGGTCAAACTCAAACTTTTAAATATATATATGATAATAGGATTTTTTGGGCATATATGATGGATTTTGGTAAATATATATCTCCAATAGGCTTAATGGGATTTTTTTTAACAATATTTGATTATTCAACTAAGAAAATTATAAAATCTTTAGTTGCATTTCATATTATATATTTCATTATTATTACATTGTTACAAGTAATTAATGGGTTTGAAAAAAATTATTTTGTAATATATGTATTATACTTATATTTAGCAATGCTATTAGATATTATTATTATGATATATAACCTATACATAGGAATTAAGCAAAAAGACCATAAAGCCTATATTTTTTCTGCTTCAATAATTATTGTTTCAATTTTCACAATATATGAAATAATGGGTGACTTTAGAATAATAAAATGGGAAAGACCATATATTCAGTGGTCAATATTTATTTTAATTAACTCAATGATCTTTCTAGTTTTAAGAAGCATAAAAGAATTAAATCTAGAACTTTCGGTAAAAAATAGAATATTAGAAGAATGGAATAAGGATTTAGAAAAAGTCATTTATAAAAAGACAAAAGATATAAAATTATTATTAGATAACTCTGGTGAAGGTTTTTTTAGTTTTGATAAAAACTATATTATAGGTAAAGAGTATAGCAAAGAATGTATTAATATTTTTGGAGAGAACATTGAAGGAAAAAATATTTTTGATATACTATTTCTTAATGAAAAAGATTTTTTAAAAAGAGTTTTAGATGATTTATTCAATGAGACAGATTCATTAAAAAAAGAAGTTTATTTAACTTTCTTACCTTCAGAAATAAATATAAATCATCATTATTATAAAATAAATTTTAGATATATTGATGATGAAGATATTGTCATGGTAATCTTAAAAGATATTACTAATGAAAAAGAACTTGAAGCACAAGTACTTGAAGAAAAAGAATATTTAATGAAAATATTATCTGTAATAAGATATTATGATTCTTTTGTATATTATATTAAAGAATTTAAAAACTTGATTAATAAAATGAAATTGGATTATAGAAAATATCTTCCTGAAATACATAATTTTAAAGGTATTTTTTCTCAATTTTATTTAAAATCATTAGTTCAAGAACTTCATAATATCGAAAATAATATTATTGAAAATAAAGATATTGATACAAATAATTTATTAATTATCTTTGAGAAAGAATTACGTAATATTGAAAAAGATTTAGATCAAAAAATTGATGATGATATTATAAAAATATCTAAGAATAAAATAAAAGAAATTGAAGATAAATTGATATCTCTTTTAGGAAATAATGAATTAATATCAGAATTAAGAAAATTAAGCTTTAAGAATTTAAAAGATTTAATTATTCCTTATTTCCCATACATTGAAGAATTGGCAAAAAAACAAGGAAAGATAATTAATAAACCTAAAATAATTGAAAAAAATAGTATTTTTGTTGATCCTCAAAAGTATTTTAATTTTATCAAATCATTAATACACATATATAGAAATTCTATAGACCACGGAATAGAGGAGCCAGAAATAAGAATTGACTTAAATAAATCTGATAAAGGAAATATTATAACAACAATATACAAAGAAAACAACGTTATTCACATCATTATTGAAGATGATGGAATTGGTATAGATTTAAATAAATTAAAATCGATTGCAAATAAAAAGGGAATTATGTATGATGAAGAAAATTTAATAAATATTATTTTCAATGAAAATTTTTCAACAAAAGATACGTTAGATTATATATCTGGTAGAGGTATTGGATTATATTCTGTAAAAAATGAAATAGATAAATTAAATGGAACAATAGAAGTATATAGTGAATATGGAAAAGGAACTAAATTTCATATTATAATACCGGAAGTGATATAA
- the ackA gene encoding acetate kinase, producing the protein MRVLVINSGSSSIKYQLLDMTTEKVLAKGLVERIGIDGSRIVHKVNGEKNILEHEIKNHEVGLKLVLDLLTDEKYGVLKDLKEIDAVGHRVVHGGERFASSVKITDEVLKTIEALSFLAPLHNPANIMGIKSSMKLLPGVPQVAVFDTAFHQKMPEKAYLYAIPYEYYEKYKIRRYGFHGTSHRYVSKRAAEILGKPYDQLKIITVHVGNGASVAAVKNGVSVDTSMGFTPLEGLVMGTRSGDIDPAIVEFLEKEEGLSAKEVVNILNKKSGVYGLTKGFSSDMRDIEDNAIEGDPVCRLAFDIYEYRIAKYIGAYVAAMNGVDAIIFTAGVGENSPIMREEIIENYLGYLGIKIDKEVNDFKGEERIISTPDSKVVAMVVPTNEELMIARDTKEIIEKGIDELKI; encoded by the coding sequence ATGAGAGTACTTGTTATAAACTCAGGTAGTTCTTCAATTAAATATCAACTATTAGACATGACAACAGAAAAGGTTTTAGCAAAAGGTTTAGTTGAAAGAATAGGTATTGATGGTTCAAGAATTGTACACAAAGTAAACGGTGAAAAAAATATTTTAGAACACGAAATAAAAAATCATGAAGTAGGATTAAAATTAGTATTAGACTTATTAACAGATGAAAAGTATGGAGTATTAAAAGATTTAAAAGAAATTGATGCTGTAGGACATAGAGTTGTACACGGTGGAGAAAGATTTGCGTCATCAGTAAAGATTACAGATGAAGTATTAAAAACTATTGAAGCATTATCATTTTTAGCTCCTTTACATAATCCAGCAAATATAATGGGTATTAAATCATCAATGAAATTATTACCAGGAGTACCTCAAGTAGCTGTTTTTGATACAGCATTCCATCAAAAAATGCCAGAAAAAGCATATTTATATGCTATTCCATATGAATATTATGAAAAATATAAAATTAGAAGATATGGTTTCCATGGAACAAGTCATAGATATGTATCTAAAAGAGCCGCAGAAATATTAGGAAAACCATATGATCAATTAAAAATAATTACAGTACATGTTGGAAATGGTGCATCAGTTGCTGCAGTTAAAAATGGAGTATCTGTAGATACATCAATGGGATTCACACCTCTTGAGGGTTTAGTAATGGGAACAAGAAGTGGAGATATTGATCCAGCTATTGTTGAATTTTTAGAAAAAGAAGAAGGATTATCAGCAAAAGAAGTTGTAAATATATTAAATAAGAAAAGTGGAGTTTATGGTTTAACAAAAGGATTTAGCAGTGATATGAGAGACATTGAAGATAATGCAATTGAAGGAGATCCTGTATGTAGATTAGCCTTTGATATATATGAATATAGAATAGCTAAATATATTGGAGCATATGTAGCTGCAATGAATGGAGTAGATGCAATTATATTTACTGCAGGTGTTGGTGAAAACTCACCAATAATGAGAGAAGAAATAATTGAAAATTATTTAGGTTATTTAGGAATTAAAATAGATAAAGAAGTAAATGACTTTAAAGGAGAAGAAAGAATTATTTCAACACCAGATTCAAAAGTTGTTGCAATGGTTGTTCCAACAAATGAAGAATTAATGATAGCTAGAGATACAAAAGAAATTATCGAAAAGGGAATAGATGAATTAAAAATATAA
- a CDS encoding LacI family DNA-binding transcriptional regulator, protein MVTIKDIAKIAGVSPSTVSRSLNDHPHISNKTKEKIKKIAEELGFEFNEAARTLNKKKTNTIGVIIPQFFDDMRGEIFFANLLGKLIKEAQLKGYHVRIEYEIEKNQIKKLVQSRSVDGLLLLNPYIKKEDIDFIIEKNIPYIFLHYVAENYKDKKLNYVRTNQEKGGYIATKYFIEKGYRNILTLGGLSINSEFIERTNGYKRALKEYNIKNEYILDTDVTFEAAKNAIKKMKNNLKNIDAIFAQTDLMALGVIEALNELNYSVPKDIPVMGFDNIQLGTYFKPRLTTIEQPIAKLAKIGVKKIIELINKKIEINQIIDPKLVIRESA, encoded by the coding sequence ATGGTAACGATAAAAGATATAGCAAAAATTGCTGGGGTTAGTCCTTCTACTGTTTCAAGAAGCTTAAATGATCATCCACATATTTCTAATAAAACAAAAGAAAAAATTAAAAAAATTGCAGAAGAATTGGGTTTTGAATTTAATGAGGCTGCAAGAACTTTAAATAAAAAAAAGACAAATACCATAGGAGTTATTATACCTCAATTCTTTGATGACATGAGAGGAGAAATATTCTTTGCTAATCTTTTAGGAAAGTTAATAAAAGAAGCTCAGTTAAAAGGGTATCATGTAAGAATTGAATATGAAATTGAAAAAAATCAGATAAAAAAACTAGTTCAAAGTAGAAGTGTTGATGGATTACTATTGCTTAATCCATATATTAAGAAAGAAGATATTGATTTTATAATAGAAAAAAATATTCCGTATATATTTTTACATTATGTAGCTGAAAATTACAAAGATAAAAAATTAAATTATGTGAGAACAAACCAAGAAAAAGGTGGATATATTGCAACAAAATATTTCATTGAAAAAGGTTATAGAAATATTCTCACATTGGGCGGATTAAGTATCAACTCTGAATTTATTGAAAGAACTAATGGTTATAAGAGGGCTTTAAAAGAATATAATATAAAAAATGAATATATTTTAGATACTGATGTTACTTTCGAAGCTGCAAAAAATGCTATTAAAAAAATGAAAAATAATTTAAAAAACATAGATGCTATTTTTGCACAAACTGACTTAATGGCTTTAGGTGTTATTGAAGCTTTAAATGAATTGAACTATAGTGTTCCAAAAGATATACCTGTAATGGGCTTTGATAATATTCAATTAGGTACTTATTTCAAACCGCGTTTAACAACTATAGAACAACCTATTGCTAAATTAGCGAAAATTGGAGTAAAAAAAATTATTGAACTTATAAATAAGAAAATAGAGATAAATCAAATTATAGATCCTAAATTAGTTATTAGAGAATCTGCATAA
- a CDS encoding Glu/Leu/Phe/Val family dehydrogenase, whose translation MSLFENALKQFDKACKVMDLDPNLQAVLSKPKRELTVNFPVKMDDGSIRVFTGHRVQHNIARGPAKGGIRYHQDVTLDEVRALAFWMTWKSAVVDIPYGGGKGGVTVNPKELSDGELERLSRRFFSEIQVIIGENKDIPAPDVNTNPQIMAWYMDTYSMNVGHSVLGIVTGKPLDIGGSKGRTEATGRGVRVCVEEATEYLRDKGVFTKSNDKLTVAIHGFGNVGSYAALLTAEELGMKVVAFSDSSTGAYKEEGFTPDEIRDIMDYISARKARLIDYEGEVSFKKITNEELFELDVDILIPAAIENVITEKNANNVKAKLIVEGANGPITPEADEILNSKGILVVPDFLANSGGVTVSYFEWVQGLQHYFWELEDVRNALHRKMKDAFWSTIRTMEKYNTDMRSAAYIIAIERVATATKLRGIYP comes from the coding sequence ATGAGCTTATTTGAAAACGCATTAAAACAATTTGATAAAGCATGTAAAGTAATGGATTTAGACCCAAATTTACAAGCAGTACTTTCAAAACCAAAAAGAGAGTTAACAGTTAATTTCCCTGTAAAAATGGATGATGGTTCAATAAGAGTATTCACTGGACACAGAGTACAACACAATATAGCTAGAGGACCTGCTAAAGGCGGAATCAGATATCATCAAGACGTTACTTTAGATGAAGTTAGAGCATTAGCTTTCTGGATGACTTGGAAATCTGCAGTTGTTGATATTCCATATGGTGGAGGTAAAGGTGGAGTTACTGTTAATCCAAAAGAATTATCAGATGGAGAATTAGAAAGATTATCAAGAAGATTCTTCTCTGAAATTCAAGTTATTATTGGAGAAAACAAAGACATTCCAGCTCCAGATGTAAATACAAACCCACAAATAATGGCATGGTATATGGACACATATTCAATGAATGTTGGACATTCTGTATTAGGAATTGTTACAGGTAAACCATTAGATATTGGTGGTTCAAAAGGTAGAACAGAAGCTACAGGTAGAGGCGTTAGAGTATGTGTTGAAGAAGCTACAGAATACTTAAGAGACAAAGGTGTATTCACAAAATCAAATGATAAATTAACAGTAGCTATTCATGGTTTTGGTAATGTTGGTTCATATGCAGCATTATTAACAGCAGAAGAATTAGGTATGAAAGTTGTTGCATTCTCTGATAGTTCAACAGGAGCTTATAAAGAAGAAGGATTTACTCCTGATGAAATTAGAGATATTATGGACTATATCTCAGCTAGAAAAGCTAGATTAATCGACTACGAAGGTGAAGTATCCTTCAAGAAAATAACAAATGAAGAATTATTTGAATTAGATGTAGATATTTTAATCCCTGCTGCAATTGAAAATGTTATTACAGAAAAAAATGCTAATAATGTAAAAGCTAAATTAATTGTTGAAGGTGCAAATGGTCCTATAACACCAGAAGCAGATGAAATCTTAAATTCAAAAGGTATTTTAGTTGTTCCTGACTTCTTAGCAAACTCAGGTGGAGTTACAGTATCTTACTTTGAATGGGTACAAGGATTACAACACTATTTCTGGGAATTAGAAGATGTAAGAAATGCATTACACAGAAAAATGAAAGATGCATTCTGGTCAACAATTAGAACAATGGAAAAATACAATACAGATATGAGATCAGCAGCATATATAATTGCAATTGAAAGAGTAGCAACAGCTACAAAATTAAGAGGAATTTATCCATGA
- a CDS encoding carboxypeptidase M32, producing the protein MSINKLKERYLLISKYNTAAALLQWDFETHMPKKAAEKRADVIGEISGKAFEMSVSDEIGKLLEDAQKEELNEVERAIVKVGKKEYDKFKKIPSDLFKELNISASKAQAAWEEAKTKNDFNIFKPHLEKVVDLTKKVADHLGYEENRYDALLDLYEPGLKTSELKKVIEPLREFLVNYLNKLDNGKKPDNSILKRYFPIEKQKELSLRALKLMKYDFDAGRMDISMHPFTTTIGPNDVRITTRYNEHDLNDSLYSTIHEGGHALYEQGIPEEFSGLPIGDGASMAIHESQSRFWENIIGRSLEFWNYFYNDLIEVFPEFKENTPEEIFKAVNFVERSFIRTEADEVTYNLHIMLRFEIEEALINDRIKVEDLPKIWNEKMKDYLGVVPEKDSEGVLQDVHWAHGSFGYFPSYMLGNLYSAQFYNKMRKDLPDLDKQISEGNFEPALKWLRDKIHSKGSMYEPGELVKMVTGESLNPKYFMDYIENKFNKVYEL; encoded by the coding sequence ATGAGCATTAATAAATTAAAAGAAAGGTATTTATTAATTTCAAAGTATAACACAGCTGCTGCATTACTACAATGGGATTTTGAAACACATATGCCTAAAAAGGCTGCAGAAAAAAGAGCTGATGTTATAGGTGAAATCTCAGGAAAAGCTTTTGAAATGTCTGTTTCTGATGAAATAGGTAAATTATTAGAAGACGCACAAAAAGAAGAATTAAATGAAGTAGAAAGAGCTATTGTTAAAGTAGGAAAAAAAGAATATGATAAATTTAAAAAAATCCCTTCTGATTTATTTAAAGAATTAAATATTTCTGCTTCTAAAGCTCAAGCGGCGTGGGAAGAAGCTAAAACAAAAAATGATTTTAATATTTTCAAACCTCATTTGGAAAAGGTTGTTGATTTAACAAAAAAGGTAGCTGATCATTTAGGTTATGAAGAAAACAGATATGATGCATTATTAGATTTATATGAACCCGGTTTAAAAACTTCTGAATTAAAAAAGGTTATTGAACCTTTGAGAGAATTTTTAGTAAATTATTTAAATAAATTGGATAATGGAAAAAAACCAGATAATTCTATTTTAAAAAGATATTTCCCCATTGAAAAACAAAAAGAATTATCATTAAGAGCTTTAAAATTAATGAAATATGATTTTGATGCTGGAAGAATGGATATTTCTATGCATCCATTTACTACTACCATTGGACCAAATGACGTTAGAATTACTACAAGATATAACGAACATGATTTAAATGATTCATTATATAGCACAATTCATGAAGGTGGTCACGCATTATATGAACAAGGTATTCCAGAAGAATTCTCAGGATTACCTATTGGTGATGGTGCTTCTATGGCTATTCATGAAAGTCAATCAAGATTTTGGGAAAACATAATTGGTAGAAGTTTAGAATTTTGGAATTATTTTTATAATGATTTAATTGAAGTATTCCCTGAATTTAAAGAAAATACTCCAGAAGAAATTTTTAAAGCTGTTAATTTTGTAGAACGATCATTTATTAGAACAGAAGCTGATGAAGTAACATATAATCTACATATTATGCTAAGATTTGAAATTGAAGAAGCATTAATAAACGATAGGATAAAAGTTGAAGATTTACCAAAAATATGGAATGAAAAGATGAAAGATTATTTGGGAGTAGTTCCTGAAAAAGATAGTGAAGGTGTTTTACAAGATGTTCACTGGGCTCATGGCTCTTTTGGATATTTCCCTTCATATATGTTAGGTAATTTATATTCTGCACAATTCTATAATAAGATGAGAAAAGATTTACCTGATTTAGACAAACAAATATCCGAAGGTAATTTTGAACCAGCTTTAAAATGGTTAAGAGATAAAATACATTCAAAAGGAAGTATGTATGAACCTGGAGAATTAGTAAAAATGGTTACTGGAGAATCATTAAATCCAAAATATTTCATGGATTATATTGAAAATAAGTTTAATAAAGTGTATGAATTATAA
- a CDS encoding response regulator, which translates to MKILIVDDAPFIRNQIKNILEPLNFEIYEAENGKEAIEVYKKINPDLVTMDISMPEIDGIKALKEIINFDPKAKVIMVTALGHKSRVLEAIECGASYYIVKPFDSNKVIQTIMKVLNK; encoded by the coding sequence ATGAAAATACTTATAGTTGATGATGCTCCTTTTATCCGAAATCAAATTAAAAATATTTTAGAACCATTAAACTTCGAAATATATGAAGCAGAAAACGGGAAAGAAGCTATAGAAGTTTATAAAAAAATCAACCCAGATTTAGTAACAATGGATATTTCTATGCCTGAAATTGATGGTATAAAAGCTTTAAAAGAAATAATAAACTTTGACCCAAAAGCTAAAGTTATTATGGTTACAGCTTTAGGCCACAAATCAAGAGTTCTTGAAGCTATAGAATGTGGAGCATCATATTATATTGTAAAACCTTTTGATAGCAATAAAGTTATTCAAACAATAATGAAAGTGCTAAACAAATGA